The DNA segment TTTTATGTCATTTCTTTGCAAATTTATTTTATAATTTTGTATACAGTATATTGACTACAAAAGACAAATGTGATATGCTTAATATACAATAAAAACAAGCCTTTGAAGGGGGTTATGATAAATGAAAGGTTATATACATTCTATAGAAACATGTGGTGCAGTAGACGGCCCGGGCATCAGGTATGTGGTATTTACCCAGGGTTGTCCGCTAAGGTGCAGATACTGTCATAACCCCGACACGTGGAAAATATCAGATGGAAAAGAAATAACCGTCGATGAAATAATCGCGGATGCCGTTAAATATAAGCCATATATGAAGTTCTCCGGTGGAGGCCTTACCCTTACAGGCGGCGAACCTACACTTCAAATAGATTTTGCAACAGAACTATTTAAAAGATGCAGAAAAGAGGGTATTCATACCGCACTGGACACATCGGGATATGTAGATATCGAAAAAGCTGATAAGCTTTTAAGATATACAGATCTGGTATTGCTGGACATAAAGCATATCGACAGGGATAAGCACATGGATATAACAGGGGTTCCCAATGACAAAACGTTGAGGTTCGCACAGCATCTATCTGATATGAAAATACCCACGTGGATCAGGTATGTGCTTGTACCAGGCCTTACCGATGATGAGAAAGATATTGAAAACCTGGCCCAGTTTGTAAGCGGTCTTTCTAGCGTCGAAAGGGTGGAAATACTGCCATATCACATAATGGGTGTGAATAAATGGGAAAAATTGGGCTACGATTATACATTGAAGAATGTAAATCCCCCCTCGGAAGCAGATGTTGCAAAAGCGACGGCTATTTTTAAAAAGCACTTAAAGGAATATCAAAAAGTGGTAGCATAGCTACCACTTTTTCTTTTTTTACAAAGCTTTTATTGCACCTACTATACCGTGTTGCCATCTCTAAATACTTTTATGCAAAAGCCCCAAAAGCCATTGTATAAAGCCTTTCTTTTCTGACTTCATTGTAGTGGTTGACTTAGCTTTAATATTTTTTTCTTGGCTTTTTGCCTTTATCTCATCTGTCTTCAAAACAAACTTTACTTCGCCATTCATGCCATCTGAAATACCTGTAAATGTTTTGTAATTATTGGATAAATTTCTTATAACCTCAAGGATTTCTTTTACGTCATCAATTTTGTCAAAGGTTTCACTTGACTTTGTATAAAGTTCTTTGATTCCTTCTTTGTGAAATTTAGCATAATTTGAGCTTAAAGTACTGAGCCCGTCTCGCACCTGGATTGCACCGGAATACAATTTATCAGAAGCATCATTCACCGCATTCATATTATCATTAAACTCTTTAAACCCAATTGCAAATTCATCGGCTCCATTTTTTAGCTGAGATATCCCACCTGTAAACTGAGATATACCTTTACCAAAAGTATTCATTCCATCATTAAACTTTTTAATGCCATCAAAGAGCATCTCGTTGCCCTGTAAAAGCTGTGAAGAAGCACTATCAAGCTTCTGCTTGCCTTTTTCTACCTCATCTGAGGCATTTTCTAGCATTTTTTGATTCTGAACTATAAGGTCTGCTGAAGATGATATTTTGCTCTCAGCATCATTTAACTGATTTAAAGCGACTAAGAGCTGCTCCTGCCCTTCTTCAATCTTGTTCATGTTGTCTAAAATCTGGGTTAATCCCGATATCAAGTTGTTCTTAGAATCGATAAGCCCCTTTATTGCCTCTTTCTGGTGGTTAACTCCTGCCAAAATGCTCTCAGCAGCATCCTTTACTAAAGGTACTGAGGTTAATTTTTCAAGAGCAGAAGTTATAGCATCAAACCCACTATACACAAGGCTTAAAACCTCAAGCTCCTTTTTATTACCCTCTAAGACATTATTTAATGCCTGCTGTAACTCCTTTGTGCCATCATTTAAGTTCTTTTGTTCAGCCTGAATAGAAGCTACACCTTGAGCTACATTCTTAACTGCATCAAGAAGTTCTTTATTCTTATCGAACAAAAGCTTATAACCATCAATTGCTTTTATTGCTCCATCAGAAAATTGTTGAGTGCCATAAATATAATCGTTAACGCCATTATAAGACTCTGACAGCCCACCATAAAGCTTCTGTGAATTTTTCAAAAGCTCATCTGCACCATTTTTTAGCTGAGCTGAAGAATTATAAAGTTTGTCCACACCTTCTTTTAGCATCTCAGCACCAGTATAAAGCCTACTAGAACCATCTGCAAGCTTCTTTATTCCTTCATTAAATTTTTCAAAGTTCAAGCAAAATTCCCTTTGCCCCTCCGATAAATTTATCGTACCGTCTAATATCTTCTGGCTGGAAGTATACAAAGTGTTAAGCGAATTTTTTAGCTCATCAAATGAGTTTATGTTTTTAACATCTCCAAAATTAATAAGCTTATTGGTGGCAAGAATGTATATTGAAGATAGTTCAAAGTCCTTGCAATCAGCAGAAATTTCTATATACTTTGGTATTTTCACCACTCTTTCGATATCTTTTTCTATCCCAAGACTTTCTAACAATCCTGGAAATAAAAGTGACACAACTGCCTGGGTGTTGCCATCTGTAACAATCTCACCGCTGTTTACTTTTACGTTTGTAAATTTATCCTGTGGAAGATTTACCACAAATGCAAAGGTAAACGGAACGTAAACATCCTTTGGCTGTCCGTTGATACTTACCTCTTTCTTCTGTTTATTTTCAACCTCTATTCTAATCTTTACTTTTCCGGATTTACCTGCCAAATCCTGTGGATTTATCTTATTGCCATCAAGAAAATACTTTATTGATACATCAAAAGGCAAAGCTTTGGAAGTAGTGCCTTGATAGAACAAATCATTGCCATTTAGTTTCCATGTAAGATACTCGCCTTGTTTTTGTGGAGCTTCATCGCCTTTTAAGTTTATTATATTTTCAAGCTCTGACTTATCTTTTACTATAACATCCGGTTTATCCGAGTGTATCCAGTCTGTCACTATCTGACTTTTTGCAGTACCATCTGGTGTAAGCGTAACATATACAGTCTCTTTTTTAGTCGAATTTACATCTGCAAAGGCCACATTGGTTAAAACGAAGACGAATATGAGGGTAATTGACAACAACTTTAGCATCCTACTGTTTTTCATCTCATTCACACCCCTTCAAATTTTTTCTTTCCCCAACCAAATGTGGTTCTGGCAATCAAGCCCTCGAGCAAAAGCAGCATTGATGGAAGAATGAAAAGAATTATAAACATACTGATTACAGCTCCTCGAGAAAGCATCTCGCAGAGACTTCTTATCATATCTATCTTGGCTATGATTGCAACAGCCAGAGTTGAAAATGCAAAGGCCAAAGCACTTGTCACAACCGAACGCGACGATGTGGTAACCGCTATTTTTATAGCTTCAACCTTATCATGCCCTCTTTGAATTTCCTCCCTGAACCTTGTGGTCATCAAAATAGCATAGTTAATCGCTGATCCCAGCTGTATGGTGCCCAATACTATTGAAGCAATAAATGGCACTATTGTTTTTGTGTAGTAAGGTATAGACAGGTTTATAAATATTGCAAGCTCTATCGCGCTGACCAATACTACAGGAATTGAGAATGACCTAAATGTGATGAGTATTATCGCAAATATTGCCAAGATAGATATAAAGTCAACCCGCTTTAAATCTGTATCTGCCATCTCAACCAGATCTTTTGTCAATACCCCTTCACCTGTCACATATGAATTCTTAGAATAACTTTTTACAATCCTTATAATATTTTCTATCTGGGAATTTTCTTCATCTGTTGCTGCCTTATAGATAGAATTTACCATAATGAGCTTATAGCCATTTTTTTCAAAGTTTTCTTTTAAGCTTTGTGGAATGAAACTATCAGGCACAACAGGCCCTAAGATGTCATCAAAGGCTAAAACCTTTTTAACACCCTTTACCCCTTTTATCTCATCGCACATATTCTTTATCTTATATTTTGGCAGCGAACTATCAACCAAAATCATATGAGTGGTTGTCATGTTGTATTCCTTTTTGAGCAGGTCGGTTGCTTGCACAGACTTCATGCTTTTTGGAAGTGAATCTATCAGATTATAATACACATTTATGTGATTTCTCCCATAAACGGCTGGAATGAAGGCAAGTAAGAAGACTATAAATAAAACTACATAATATTTTGAAACAAATTCAGCGGTTTTCTTGAATGTTGGCAATATGTTTTTAAGTTTATACCTATGGATTGCATTATCAAAAGTTAATATAAATGCAGGTAAGATCGTTATTGTAGCCAATACTCCTAAGAATACCCCCTTTGCCATAACAAGCCCAATATCTTGCCCGATCTTCAACCGCATGGCACAAAGAGCCAGAAAACCAGCAATTGCCGTTGCAGCACTGGATAATATGGCCACCAATGTCTTGGATATAGCTTCTGCCATTGCCTCTTCTTTCGACTCAAACCTCTTTCTTTCTTCATCATACCTGTGCATTAAAAATATAGAAAAATCCATTGTAACGCCAAGCTGTAACACTGCCGCCAAAGCTTTTGTGATATATGAAATCTGACCTAAAAACTTATTCGTTCCAAGGTTATAGATTATTGCCATACCGATGCTTGCTAAAAACAAAATGGGAATTATTGGCGATTCCATGGTAAGAACCAGAAGAATAACAATAAAAAGCACAGCAACCGCAACGTAAATTGGGGTTTCTTTATCAGACAGATCCTTTGTATCTTTTATAATAGCTGACATGCCGCTTAAAAAGGCCTGTTTTGTTATAATCTTTCTAATCTGTGCAATGGCATTCTGTGTCTGTAGCGAGGATGCTGAATTGCTAAACTGTATAAGCAGAAGAGTCGAATCTCTGCTATAAAAAGTTGAACGCAAAACCTCAGGTAGCATTTCCTTTGGAATCGTAGGGTCTGAAATATCATCAATCCATATAACCTTTTCAACCCCATTGACCTGAGAAATCTTTTGTTTCATACTTTGAATATCAGCTATATTCATATTACCCTTTACAATTAGCATTGAAAGGGCAGCCTGCTTAAAATCTTTATCAAGTATGTCCTGTCCTTTTACTGAATCTAAATCCCTGGGTAGGTATGTGAGAATATCATAGTTTATCTTTGTTGTCGCAAAGCCATAAATAGATGGGATCAAAAGAAGGATTGCAATTGCTAAAACCAATTTTCGGTGTTTTGAGATAAAAATTCCAAACCCATGCATCTTCATCATCTCCAACTAAAGATTTGGGCATTATTGAACTGACCGGTCAGTACAAATCTATTATAATATCACTATTTAAAGCTGTCAATAAAAAAATCCACCATGGTTACTTGCCATAATGGATTCCATTAAAAGTATATTTGATTATATTATCAGCAATATATTCGGGGTCAAATTTTTCACCATTTCTGAATTGAAAGATTAGAATTGAGCTTATTATGCCAAAAAAAGCTGATGAAATGATCTTTTTATCACATTCTACTATAAGCTTTTCTCTTATCCCTTCATCAATTATATCTTCGATTATCCTCAAATATTCGTACAGATTCTCTCTAAAGTAGTTCTGCCTGTCTTCTTTTCCCCACAATTGACTCAAAAGTATTATCACAAAATCCCTGTATTTAAACAAAAAATTTGATTGGATCACTATAACTTCCCTGAGTTTTTCTATCGCATTGCCAAATGCTGATATCTTTTCGAGAATTTCATTCTTTAATAATGACAACCCCTCGGTGATGAGAAAGTCCAGAATGTCATCCTTGCTCTTAAAATGATAATATAATGTACCTTTTGCGACAGCTGCCTTCTCTGCTATCTCATCCATTGTGGCTTTATAAAAGCCTTTTTTTGAAAAAACCTCTATAGCCGCATTAAATATCTTTTCTTTAGTTTTATTCATCTGTATACCCCTTCATTTCATTTCTTTTTTCGCCACAATTCAGTAACTCCCCTTATTGTCAAAAGTACAGATATGATGCCCGGTATGAGATAAGAAAACAAGTTGATCAAAATGCTGCCACCGCTTCTTAATGTATCTACAATCGAAATAATAATTCCTACTAACGTTGGTACTGCTATTATCAAAAGCAATATCGGAAACTTCCTAAGGTTTTTCACCGGCAGTGGAATCTTTCCATTACCTACATAATAGCCGGGATTAAATGCGTTATTCTGCCATTCTTCAAGTTCGTCTAACTGTTTCTGAAGCTCATCCTTATCCCTATCATCATTATCCATATTTCTCCCACCCTACAATCTAATATCAAATAACGGCGTATATACCCTTTTATTGCCGTCAATCCTGCTATCCATAAGGGAAATCCGATCAATTAAAAATTCGCCTGACGTAAATTTATAACCTTTTATCACTTTTATTATTTCGCTGTTTTTCT comes from the Caldanaerobius fijiensis DSM 17918 genome and includes:
- the pflA gene encoding pyruvate formate-lyase-activating protein encodes the protein MKGYIHSIETCGAVDGPGIRYVVFTQGCPLRCRYCHNPDTWKISDGKEITVDEIIADAVKYKPYMKFSGGGLTLTGGEPTLQIDFATELFKRCRKEGIHTALDTSGYVDIEKADKLLRYTDLVLLDIKHIDRDKHMDITGVPNDKTLRFAQHLSDMKIPTWIRYVLVPGLTDDEKDIENLAQFVSGLSSVERVEILPYHIMGVNKWEKLGYDYTLKNVNPPSEADVAKATAIFKKHLKEYQKVVA
- a CDS encoding efflux RND transporter permease subunit, encoding MKMHGFGIFISKHRKLVLAIAILLLIPSIYGFATTKINYDILTYLPRDLDSVKGQDILDKDFKQAALSMLIVKGNMNIADIQSMKQKISQVNGVEKVIWIDDISDPTIPKEMLPEVLRSTFYSRDSTLLLIQFSNSASSLQTQNAIAQIRKIITKQAFLSGMSAIIKDTKDLSDKETPIYVAVAVLFIVILLVLTMESPIIPILFLASIGMAIIYNLGTNKFLGQISYITKALAAVLQLGVTMDFSIFLMHRYDEERKRFESKEEAMAEAISKTLVAILSSAATAIAGFLALCAMRLKIGQDIGLVMAKGVFLGVLATITILPAFILTFDNAIHRYKLKNILPTFKKTAEFVSKYYVVLFIVFLLAFIPAVYGRNHINVYYNLIDSLPKSMKSVQATDLLKKEYNMTTTHMILVDSSLPKYKIKNMCDEIKGVKGVKKVLAFDDILGPVVPDSFIPQSLKENFEKNGYKLIMVNSIYKAATDEENSQIENIIRIVKSYSKNSYVTGEGVLTKDLVEMADTDLKRVDFISILAIFAIILITFRSFSIPVVLVSAIELAIFINLSIPYYTKTIVPFIASIVLGTIQLGSAINYAILMTTRFREEIQRGHDKVEAIKIAVTTSSRSVVTSALAFAFSTLAVAIIAKIDMIRSLCEMLSRGAVISMFIILFILPSMLLLLEGLIARTTFGWGKKKFEGV
- a CDS encoding TetR/AcrR family transcriptional regulator, with amino-acid sequence MNKTKEKIFNAAIEVFSKKGFYKATMDEIAEKAAVAKGTLYYHFKSKDDILDFLITEGLSLLKNEILEKISAFGNAIEKLREVIVIQSNFLFKYRDFVIILLSQLWGKEDRQNYFRENLYEYLRIIEDIIDEGIREKLIVECDKKIISSAFFGIISSILIFQFRNGEKFDPEYIADNIIKYTFNGIHYGK